A single Brevundimonas sp. M20 DNA region contains:
- the apaG gene encoding Co2+/Mg2+ efflux protein ApaG, with protein MHDTPAYEAETDGIVVRVRPSYLAGQSDPDAGRWVWAYQVEIVNLSASPVQLVARRWVITDARGHVEEVRGPGVVGEQPTIQPGDSYSYASGCPLNAPSGSMVGGYSMVDDLGRMFEVAIPAFSLDVPGERRVLN; from the coding sequence ATGCACGACACCCCCGCCTATGAAGCCGAGACCGACGGGATCGTGGTTCGTGTCCGGCCCAGCTATCTGGCCGGCCAGTCCGATCCGGACGCCGGGCGCTGGGTCTGGGCCTATCAGGTCGAGATCGTGAACCTGTCTGCCTCGCCGGTTCAACTGGTCGCGCGCCGCTGGGTGATCACCGACGCGCGGGGGCATGTCGAGGAGGTGCGTGGCCCCGGCGTAGTGGGCGAACAGCCGACGATCCAGCCGGGCGACAGCTATTCCTACGCTTCCGGCTGTCCGTTGAACGCGCCGTCGGGCTCGATGGTAGGCGGCTATTCCATGGTCGATGATCTGGGCCGCATGTTCGAGGTCGCCATCCCCGCCTTCAGCCTCGACGTTCCGGGCGAGAGACGGGTGCTGAACTAG
- a CDS encoding SRPBCC domain-containing protein, with amino-acid sequence MDTAKIETRIGIRASTDAIWEVISNLPGWDGWNPIETGVSGTIAFGGDLKLIEAIEGLPERQCVARVGEWQPYAQLVWVENRGLWFRSVRYFEIEELEPGSCIAANGFIFQGLRGEMFFDKNRKHLRHAVDGVAEAWKAAAEA; translated from the coding sequence ATGGACACCGCCAAGATTGAAACGCGCATCGGCATCAGGGCCTCGACGGACGCCATCTGGGAGGTCATCTCGAACCTGCCCGGCTGGGACGGCTGGAACCCGATCGAAACCGGTGTCTCCGGAACCATCGCCTTCGGCGGCGACCTCAAGCTGATCGAAGCCATCGAGGGCCTTCCGGAACGCCAGTGCGTCGCCCGCGTCGGCGAGTGGCAGCCCTATGCCCAGCTGGTCTGGGTGGAGAACCGGGGCCTGTGGTTCCGGTCCGTGCGCTATTTCGAGATCGAGGAGCTGGAGCCCGGCAGCTGCATCGCCGCCAACGGCTTCATCTTCCAGGGCCTGCGTGGCGAGATGTTCTTCGACAAGAACCGCAAGCACCTGCGTCATGCGGTCGACGGCGTGGCCGAGGCGTGGAAGGCGGCGGCGGAAGCCTGA
- a CDS encoding cupin domain-containing protein → MPKIDIENAPTGHGTAYPEEHAGPCKPRRRWKLGDAAGLTQFGVNLLRLPAGAWSSQRHWHANEDEFVTVLSGEVVLVEEDGETVLRAGDCAGFPAGVPNGHKIENRSGGEAVLLEVGTRSPKTDACDYPDIDMVLPEGADRYFHRDGSPYPKYDRRT, encoded by the coding sequence ATGCCTAAGATCGACATCGAGAACGCGCCGACCGGACACGGGACAGCCTACCCGGAAGAGCACGCCGGACCGTGCAAGCCGCGCCGCCGCTGGAAGCTGGGCGATGCGGCCGGGCTGACCCAGTTCGGCGTCAACCTGCTGCGCCTGCCCGCGGGCGCCTGGTCCAGCCAGCGGCACTGGCACGCGAACGAGGATGAGTTCGTCACCGTCCTGTCCGGCGAGGTGGTGCTGGTCGAGGAGGATGGAGAGACCGTCCTGCGCGCCGGCGATTGCGCCGGCTTCCCCGCGGGCGTACCGAACGGCCACAAGATCGAGAACCGTTCCGGCGGCGAGGCCGTGCTGCTCGAGGTCGGGACGCGCTCCCCGAAAACCGACGCCTGCGACTACCCTGATATCGACATGGTCCTGCCTGAAGGGGCGGACCGCTACTTCCACCGGGACGGCTCCCCCTACCCGAAATACGATCGACGCACGTGA
- a CDS encoding MFS transporter produces MTVESLDAGTPTPPVPPPPPEGPSSPWGIRDFRLLWFGRVVAVLGIQIQSSALLWQVYEIARRDHPVAEASLYLGLVGLCQFLPLLAFTLPAGAMADRRDRKQTVWISILVESACAASFLAMAIHGAPPLWGLLAVAAVFGAARAFLAPASQAFLPMVVGRKALPPAIAAQSIAFQTGAIAGPALGGVIVAVNVPLAYAVSLGLFLLAVAAFILIRTSGRPAQVETKLSPLESVKEGLAYVWKTKIVLGAISLDLVVVLLAGVALLTPIFARDILHVGAIGFGLLRASFGVGAMTVAIYLSRFPIVQHGGRWMFAAVAVFGLCTLTFGLSKIVWLSGLALFLGGAADMISVNIRQTLIQLATPDHMRGRVSSVSMLFIGASNELGEAYSGLMVRVLGAVGAACFGGVGALVATGAWAAMFPGLRKADKLS; encoded by the coding sequence GTGACTGTTGAAAGCCTTGACGCCGGCACGCCCACGCCGCCCGTCCCGCCTCCGCCGCCTGAAGGTCCGTCCAGTCCGTGGGGCATTCGCGACTTCCGCCTGCTCTGGTTCGGCCGCGTGGTCGCCGTGCTGGGCATCCAGATCCAGTCGTCGGCCCTGTTGTGGCAGGTCTATGAGATCGCCCGGCGAGATCATCCGGTGGCCGAGGCCAGCCTGTATCTGGGCCTCGTCGGCCTGTGTCAGTTCCTGCCGCTGCTGGCCTTCACCCTGCCCGCGGGCGCCATGGCCGACCGTCGGGACCGGAAGCAGACCGTCTGGATATCCATTCTGGTCGAGTCCGCCTGTGCGGCCTCCTTCCTCGCCATGGCCATCCATGGTGCGCCTCCGCTGTGGGGTCTGCTCGCCGTCGCCGCCGTCTTCGGCGCCGCCCGCGCCTTCCTGGCCCCGGCCAGTCAGGCCTTCCTGCCGATGGTGGTCGGGCGCAAGGCCTTGCCGCCCGCCATCGCGGCCCAGTCCATCGCCTTCCAGACCGGAGCCATCGCCGGCCCGGCGCTCGGCGGGGTCATCGTGGCGGTGAACGTGCCGCTGGCCTATGCCGTGTCGCTGGGCCTGTTCCTGCTCGCGGTCGCCGCCTTCATCCTGATCCGCACCAGCGGCAGGCCCGCACAGGTTGAGACCAAGCTGTCGCCGCTGGAGTCCGTGAAGGAAGGTCTGGCCTACGTCTGGAAGACGAAGATCGTTCTGGGCGCGATCTCGCTGGATCTGGTCGTGGTCCTGCTGGCGGGCGTGGCCCTGCTGACGCCGATCTTTGCGCGCGACATCCTGCACGTCGGCGCGATCGGTTTCGGCCTGCTGCGGGCGTCGTTCGGCGTCGGCGCCATGACGGTGGCCATTTATCTGAGCCGGTTCCCCATCGTGCAGCACGGGGGGCGCTGGATGTTCGCGGCGGTGGCCGTGTTCGGCCTGTGCACCCTGACGTTCGGCCTGTCGAAGATCGTCTGGCTGTCGGGGTTGGCCCTGTTCCTCGGCGGCGCCGCCGACATGATCAGCGTCAACATCCGCCAGACCCTGATCCAGCTGGCCACGCCCGATCACATGCGCGGCCGGGTCAGCTCGGTCTCCATGCTGTTCATCGGCGCGTCGAATGAGCTCGGTGAGGCCTACTCCGGCCTGATGGTTCGCGTTCTCGGCGCGGTCGGCGCGGCCTGTTTCGGCGGCGTCGGCGCGCTGGTCGCCACCGGCGCCTGGGCCGCGATGTTCCCGGGCCTCAGGAAAGCGGACAAGCTATCCTAG
- a CDS encoding ABC transporter permease, with protein MTDLASTRPSGLPQPRRYDGVNWEGVKTLYLKEVRRFWKVGAQTVAAPVVTTLLYMLVFVVALKDSRPPIDGTPFAEFVAPGLIMMAILNNAFANASSSLIQAKIMGTATDFLTPPLSPLELTIGFSLGAATRGIAVGLVTAVCVMPFAKLGVSNVLVIVWFALTASLLMGMVGVFAGLWAEKFDQLAAVQNFLIMPMTFLSGTFYLVDNLPEPFATISHWNPIFYLIDGFRSGFIGHAEGNLWIGLGMSAVLTLILSVACWAVFKSGWRLKS; from the coding sequence ATGACCGATCTCGCCTCCACGCGCCCGTCCGGGCTCCCGCAGCCGCGCCGCTATGACGGCGTCAACTGGGAGGGGGTGAAGACCCTGTATCTCAAGGAGGTGCGGCGCTTCTGGAAGGTCGGCGCCCAGACCGTGGCCGCGCCGGTGGTGACGACCCTGCTCTACATGCTGGTCTTCGTGGTGGCCCTGAAGGACTCGCGCCCGCCCATCGACGGTACGCCCTTCGCGGAGTTCGTGGCGCCGGGGCTGATCATGATGGCGATCCTGAACAACGCTTTCGCCAACGCCTCGTCCAGCCTGATCCAGGCCAAGATCATGGGCACGGCGACCGATTTCCTGACCCCGCCGCTCAGCCCGCTGGAGTTGACCATCGGCTTCTCGCTCGGCGCCGCGACGCGCGGCATCGCCGTGGGTCTGGTCACCGCCGTCTGCGTGATGCCGTTCGCGAAGCTGGGGGTCAGCAATGTGCTGGTCATCGTCTGGTTCGCCCTGACCGCATCCCTGCTGATGGGCATGGTCGGCGTCTTCGCCGGTCTGTGGGCCGAAAAGTTCGACCAGCTGGCGGCGGTCCAGAACTTCCTCATCATGCCGATGACCTTCCTGTCCGGCACTTTCTATCTGGTCGACAACCTGCCGGAGCCCTTCGCCACGATCAGCCACTGGAACCCGATCTTCTATCTGATCGACGGCTTCCGCTCGGGATTCATCGGTCATGCGGAGGGCAATCTCTGGATCGGTCTGGGCATGAGCGCCGTCCTGACCCTGATCCTGTCGGTCGCCTGCTGGGCCGTGTTCAAATCGGGCTGGCGCCTCAAGAGCTGA
- a CDS encoding amidohydrolase, with product MTTRRLIAASSLALGLIFMAEGAAAQVPLSRVEAAVEQVNSRVVEWRRDLHANPELGFAETRTAGVVADHLRALGLEVRTGVGRTGVVGILRGGKPGRTVALRADMDALPVLEATGLPFASTATGTYMGQTVPVAHACGHDAHVAMLMGAAEVLAGMKDDIAGTVVFIFQPAEEGAPPGEPKGGAALMIEEGALRDPRPDAIFGLHVVPGRPGTIFYRPQGFMAASDRVDIVLHGRQTHGAWPWKGVDVIAASADIVQTINSLTARTIDPTTTPTVFTIATLDAGVRYNIIPDTATLSGTLRTFDVAQRDDLVRRAGVAINNVAENYGATAEFSVRQNAALVFNNAELSAWLAPVLTEAAGEGNVNSVSPPTTVAEDFSYLSQEVPGVFYHLGGTPDGIDPASGPPNHSPAFHVNERVLPLGVKTHVLSALRFLERPAS from the coding sequence ATGACCACCCGCCGTCTGATCGCCGCTTCGTCGCTCGCTCTCGGGCTGATCTTCATGGCCGAAGGAGCCGCCGCGCAGGTTCCGCTTTCGCGGGTCGAAGCTGCGGTGGAGCAGGTCAATTCGCGCGTCGTGGAATGGCGGCGGGATCTGCACGCCAATCCGGAACTTGGCTTCGCCGAGACCCGCACCGCCGGGGTGGTGGCCGACCATCTGCGCGCCTTGGGTCTGGAGGTTCGAACCGGCGTCGGGCGGACCGGCGTGGTCGGCATCCTGCGCGGGGGCAAGCCCGGTCGCACGGTCGCCCTGCGCGCCGACATGGACGCCCTGCCCGTCCTCGAGGCCACGGGACTGCCCTTCGCCTCGACCGCGACAGGAACCTACATGGGGCAGACGGTGCCGGTGGCCCATGCCTGCGGTCATGACGCCCACGTCGCCATGCTGATGGGCGCCGCCGAGGTGCTGGCGGGGATGAAGGACGACATCGCAGGAACCGTCGTCTTCATTTTCCAGCCCGCCGAGGAGGGCGCGCCTCCGGGAGAGCCCAAGGGCGGCGCGGCCCTGATGATCGAGGAGGGGGCGCTGCGCGATCCGCGTCCAGACGCCATCTTCGGCCTGCATGTGGTGCCGGGGCGTCCGGGCACGATCTTCTATCGCCCGCAGGGCTTCATGGCGGCGTCCGATCGGGTGGACATCGTCCTGCACGGTCGCCAGACCCACGGCGCATGGCCGTGGAAGGGCGTGGACGTCATCGCGGCCTCCGCCGACATCGTTCAGACGATCAACAGCCTGACCGCCCGCACCATCGATCCGACCACCACGCCGACGGTCTTCACCATCGCGACCCTTGATGCGGGGGTGCGCTACAATATCATCCCGGACACCGCGACCCTGTCGGGCACCCTGCGCACCTTCGACGTCGCCCAGCGCGACGATCTGGTCCGGCGCGCCGGAGTGGCGATCAACAACGTGGCCGAAAACTATGGTGCGACGGCCGAGTTTTCAGTCCGCCAGAACGCCGCCCTGGTCTTCAATAACGCGGAACTCTCCGCCTGGCTCGCCCCGGTCCTGACCGAGGCGGCGGGCGAGGGGAACGTCAATTCGGTCTCTCCGCCGACCACCGTGGCCGAGGACTTCTCCTACCTCTCGCAAGAAGTGCCGGGCGTCTTCTACCATCTGGGCGGCACCCCGGACGGCATCGACCCGGCGAGCGGTCCGCCGAACCATTCCCCCGCCTTCCATGTGAACGAGCGTGTCCTGCCGCTGGGTGTGAAGACCCATGTGCTGAGCGCGCTGCGCTTCCTTGAGCGCCCGGCGTCCTAA
- the dapE gene encoding succinyl-diaminopimelate desuccinylase gives MSHASTPVIDPVELTRDLIRIPSVTPADEGAMDVLERTLTALGFSCRRLAFGDPDGVGADARIENLYARRGTASPNLCFAGHTDVVPTGSTEAWSSAPFGAEVKDGVLYGRGAVDMKGGIAAWVAAVSKVLADGDVPGSLSFLITGDEEGPALHGTKKVVEALMAEGEVIDACVVGEPSSQQRLGDMIKIGRRGSLNTWFTVHGKQGHVAYPDRAANPVPVLAKLAATLAAHRLDDGYEAFQPSNLELTTLDVGNTATNLIPAEARGRLNIRFNPSHTGESLMAWLNAEAGKAQTESGLRIEVEHMHSGDAFLTQAGVFVQAVQDAVETELGIRPEASTTGGTSDARFIRAMCPVLELGLVGQTMHQIDERVPTAELEALAKTYERVIRTFFVRSA, from the coding sequence ATGAGCCATGCATCAACTCCGGTTATCGATCCTGTCGAACTGACCCGCGACCTGATCCGGATTCCGTCCGTCACTCCCGCTGATGAAGGCGCCATGGACGTGCTGGAACGGACCCTGACGGCGCTGGGCTTCAGCTGCCGTCGGCTGGCCTTCGGCGACCCGGACGGCGTGGGCGCCGATGCGCGGATCGAGAACCTGTACGCCCGGCGCGGGACGGCTTCGCCCAACCTGTGCTTCGCCGGTCATACGGACGTGGTGCCGACCGGCTCGACCGAGGCGTGGTCCTCCGCTCCCTTCGGCGCCGAGGTGAAGGACGGCGTGCTGTACGGACGCGGCGCCGTGGACATGAAGGGCGGGATCGCCGCCTGGGTCGCGGCGGTATCGAAGGTGCTGGCTGATGGCGATGTGCCCGGCTCGCTGTCCTTCCTGATCACCGGCGACGAGGAAGGCCCCGCGCTGCACGGCACCAAGAAGGTCGTCGAGGCCCTGATGGCCGAGGGCGAGGTGATCGACGCCTGCGTGGTGGGCGAGCCGTCTTCGCAGCAGCGGCTGGGCGACATGATCAAGATCGGCCGTCGCGGCTCACTGAACACCTGGTTCACGGTGCACGGAAAGCAGGGGCACGTCGCCTACCCCGACCGCGCGGCCAATCCGGTGCCGGTGCTGGCCAAGCTGGCGGCGACGTTGGCGGCGCACAGGCTGGACGACGGCTACGAAGCCTTCCAGCCCTCCAACCTTGAACTGACCACGCTGGATGTCGGCAACACCGCGACCAATCTGATCCCCGCCGAGGCGCGGGGACGGCTGAACATCCGCTTCAATCCCTCCCATACGGGTGAAAGCCTGATGGCCTGGCTGAACGCCGAGGCCGGCAAGGCCCAGACCGAGAGCGGACTGCGCATCGAGGTCGAGCACATGCACTCTGGCGACGCCTTCCTGACCCAGGCGGGCGTGTTCGTGCAGGCGGTGCAGGACGCGGTGGAGACCGAACTGGGCATTCGCCCGGAAGCCTCGACCACCGGCGGCACCTCGGACGCCCGCTTCATCCGCGCCATGTGCCCGGTGCTGGAACTGGGACTGGTCGGCCAGACCATGCATCAGATCGACGAACGGGTGCCGACCGCCGAGCTTGAGGCGCTGGCCAAGACCTATGAGCGGGTGATCCGGACCTTCTTCGTCCGTAGCGCCTAA
- a CDS encoding 2'-deoxycytidine 5'-triphosphate deaminase, which produces MTLSIPRPGILPAQSIEALIAGGAISTETPFDADQVQPASLDLRLSATAWRVRASFLPGKRKVEDRIADVAMHTIDLSAGYVLEKGCVYIAKLQERLSLPKGLIARANPKSSTGRVDVFVRLLTDRGGSFDDVEEGYEGPLYLEIAPQTFSILVRPGTRLNQLRLKAGEPPKLETRSVGVDLQASEIVGFRGRRHAGVVDLDNIDGHDPRDFWEPLTLRRGELLLDPGEFYILASSDDVEIPVDQAAEMTPIDPSVGEFRVHYAGFFDPGFGTDEAHGAGSKGVLEVRTHDTPFLLEHGQIVARLVYEPLTERPSRLYGEGGSHYQKQGLKLSKHFRPWG; this is translated from the coding sequence ATGACCCTGAGCATCCCCCGTCCCGGCATTCTTCCGGCCCAGTCGATCGAAGCCCTGATCGCCGGTGGCGCGATCTCCACAGAAACCCCGTTCGACGCCGATCAGGTGCAGCCGGCCAGTCTGGACCTGCGCCTGTCCGCGACGGCCTGGCGCGTGCGCGCCTCCTTCCTGCCCGGCAAGCGCAAGGTCGAGGACCGCATCGCCGACGTGGCCATGCACACCATCGACCTGTCCGCCGGCTACGTACTGGAGAAGGGCTGCGTGTACATCGCCAAGCTGCAGGAGCGACTGAGCCTGCCCAAGGGCCTGATCGCCCGCGCCAATCCCAAGAGCTCGACCGGCCGGGTGGATGTCTTCGTCCGCCTGCTGACGGATCGGGGCGGCAGCTTCGACGATGTCGAGGAAGGCTATGAAGGGCCGCTGTATCTCGAGATCGCGCCCCAGACCTTTTCCATTCTGGTCCGTCCGGGCACCCGCCTGAACCAGCTGCGCCTGAAGGCCGGCGAACCGCCGAAGCTGGAGACCCGCTCGGTCGGCGTCGATCTGCAGGCCAGCGAGATCGTCGGCTTCCGCGGCCGCCGCCACGCCGGGGTGGTCGATCTGGACAATATCGACGGCCACGACCCGCGCGACTTCTGGGAGCCGCTGACCCTGCGTCGTGGCGAACTGCTGCTGGACCCGGGCGAGTTCTACATCCTGGCCTCGTCGGACGACGTCGAAATCCCGGTCGATCAGGCGGCCGAAATGACTCCGATCGACCCGTCCGTCGGCGAGTTCCGCGTGCACTACGCAGGCTTCTTCGATCCGGGCTTCGGCACGGACGAGGCGCACGGCGCGGGCTCCAAGGGCGTGCTGGAAGTGCGCACGCACGACACGCCGTTCCTGCTGGAGCACGGCCAGATCGTCGCAAGGCTGGTCTATGAGCCGCTGACTGAACGCCCCAGCCGCCTCTACGGCGAGGGCGGCAGCCACTATCAGAAGCAGGGCCTGAAGCTGTCGAAACACTTCAGGCCGTGGGGATAA
- a CDS encoding GcrA family cell cycle regulator: MTAGWTEDRVGALKKLWLEGQSASQIAKQLGGGVTRNAVIGKVHRLGLSGRAAPSQPARATFRPSRPRPTPQPTQAPSAPRRIEAAQPRPVAPVAPPPAPIPDLPGTATVMTLGAHMCKWPIGDPSSAEFSFCGRRASEGVYCMEHARVAYQPQVRKGGKDGASELARSLRRYI, encoded by the coding sequence ATGACCGCAGGCTGGACCGAAGATCGCGTCGGCGCGCTGAAAAAGCTGTGGCTTGAAGGCCAATCGGCCAGCCAGATCGCCAAGCAACTGGGCGGCGGCGTGACCCGTAACGCCGTCATCGGCAAGGTGCACCGTCTGGGCCTGTCGGGCCGCGCCGCGCCATCGCAACCGGCCCGCGCCACCTTCCGCCCGTCGCGCCCGCGCCCCACGCCGCAGCCGACCCAGGCGCCGTCAGCTCCGCGCCGCATCGAGGCCGCCCAGCCTCGCCCGGTCGCGCCGGTGGCTCCGCCGCCCGCGCCGATCCCGGACCTGCCCGGCACCGCCACGGTCATGACCCTCGGCGCCCATATGTGCAAATGGCCCATCGGCGACCCGTCGTCGGCCGAGTTCAGCTTCTGCGGCCGCCGCGCCTCGGAAGGCGTCTACTGCATGGAACACGCTCGCGTCGCCTACCAGCCGCAGGTCCGCAAGGGCGGCAAGGACGGCGCCTCGGAACTGGCCCGCAGCCTGCGCCGCTACATCTAG
- a CDS encoding MFS transporter: MKLRSPAFALLFAVSLIAAAGNFALQTVLPSIGRTFQLRDILVSAAFALSALMWTLTSPFWARLSDRMGRKKVMMIGLGGFILSMTGFGLATTAGLEGWLGFGVAFALMAMARTIYGVFGSAAPIASQAYIADRTSAEQRTQAMSVLASAQGLGTVIGPMLAPLFILPLVGLAGPMYAFAAIGVAALLVVWRKLPSGEVLRVPSPSGRDRSGKGLWRDPRVRDYLLYGLLVTGAQAINISVLGFHVIDEMAATGTALENAHPFISLAMFAGAAATLLAQWGLIPMLKLQPRDLVRWGAALALIGNVLSITAPGYYGVVMGYAVVSMGLGFARPGFTAGSSLSVGAAEQGAIAGLMMALAGLSFLLPPVIGVALYELAEPAPFIANAALLALATVLCFVSPSLRTGPPDLPDRDETPSPTTPPASQPGPEGNR; encoded by the coding sequence GTGAAACTTCGCTCGCCCGCCTTCGCCCTGTTGTTCGCGGTCAGCCTGATCGCCGCGGCCGGCAATTTCGCCCTGCAAACCGTGCTTCCGAGCATCGGCCGCACCTTTCAGCTGCGGGACATTCTGGTGTCGGCGGCCTTCGCCCTGTCCGCCCTGATGTGGACCCTGACCTCCCCTTTCTGGGCGCGGTTGTCGGACCGGATGGGCCGCAAGAAGGTGATGATGATCGGTCTGGGCGGCTTCATCCTGTCGATGACCGGATTTGGACTGGCGACGACCGCGGGGCTGGAGGGCTGGCTCGGCTTCGGCGTCGCCTTCGCCCTGATGGCCATGGCGCGGACCATCTACGGCGTCTTCGGATCAGCGGCTCCCATCGCTTCACAGGCCTATATCGCGGACCGGACCAGCGCGGAGCAGCGGACGCAGGCCATGTCCGTGCTGGCGTCGGCGCAAGGGCTCGGCACCGTGATCGGGCCGATGCTGGCGCCGCTGTTCATCCTGCCGCTCGTCGGACTGGCGGGCCCGATGTACGCCTTCGCCGCCATCGGCGTGGCGGCCCTGCTGGTGGTCTGGCGCAAGCTGCCGAGCGGCGAGGTTCTGCGCGTTCCCTCGCCCAGCGGTCGTGACCGGAGCGGCAAGGGCCTGTGGCGCGACCCGCGTGTCCGCGATTATCTGCTGTATGGCCTGCTGGTCACCGGGGCGCAGGCGATCAACATCTCCGTGCTTGGCTTCCATGTCATTGATGAGATGGCGGCCACCGGCACGGCGCTGGAGAACGCCCATCCCTTCATATCGCTGGCGATGTTCGCGGGGGCCGCCGCCACCTTGCTGGCGCAGTGGGGCCTGATCCCGATGCTGAAGCTGCAACCCCGCGATCTCGTGCGTTGGGGCGCCGCCCTGGCTCTGATCGGCAATGTCCTCAGCATCACCGCTCCCGGCTACTACGGGGTGGTGATGGGGTACGCGGTGGTATCGATGGGTCTGGGTTTCGCCCGGCCCGGCTTCACCGCAGGATCATCCCTCTCGGTCGGAGCGGCCGAGCAGGGCGCGATCGCCGGGCTGATGATGGCGCTGGCAGGCCTCAGCTTCCTGCTGCCGCCGGTGATCGGCGTGGCCCTGTACGAACTGGCGGAGCCCGCGCCCTTCATCGCCAACGCCGCGCTGCTGGCCCTCGCCACTGTCCTGTGCTTCGTCAGCCCCAGCCTGCGCACGGGGCCGCCAGATCTCCCGGACAGGGACGAGACCCCCTCGCCGACAACGCCGCCCGCATCCCAGCCCGGACCGGAAGGCAACCGCTGA